Proteins encoded in a region of the Vicia villosa cultivar HV-30 ecotype Madison, WI linkage group LG5, Vvil1.0, whole genome shotgun sequence genome:
- the LOC131605612 gene encoding uncharacterized protein LOC131605612, protein MRKFLVPRTSIEKVNVKQPEVEVEETPPNVANEFNPNEIVRDLGCRKQIHEYAPDIQDQVRRAYILNGPTQPDLARFPRTQFGKYSRAFCKAWYKNYTWIEYSFKDHIGSHDSKHNSCVKHYDDYNNQRQSVTSIFARATRESEELYKIRLTCSLDCTRYLLAQGIAFRGHDESSTSLNKGNFREMVDWVKSNDEKVRDAFDRGPKNCTMTSGDIQKELATCCAHEVTKVIMEELGDRQFSVLIDESRDISVKEQMAVMLRFLNDKGKVVERLIALHHVKYTTSEALKDALYGILDRHTLSISRIQGQGYDGASNMRGEFNGLQRKILDENPYAFYVHCYAHRLQLVVVSVASSCSSIHDFFEYISLIVTTISASCKRKDALKEAQHQDILNKLESGEISQGKGLHQSSSLARPGDTRWGSHYTTLIRLYQMWSSVLEVLSIIDEDGRGPSQAAVDDVKARLAILRESGWNDLFSDVQEFCFAQSIPVPNMDEEIPVRGRSRKEGRTVTNLHHYRAEIFYVAIDKMCVEMDHRFCEGSNVVMDCFSCLDPKNSFSKFDVDKLARLANIYLADFSDDDRGTIREQLETYAHQVKRHASFTSCEDVQSLAMKMVQTEKYLVFPLV, encoded by the exons ATGAGGAAGTTTTTGGTTCCTAGAACAAGTATTGAGAAAGTGAATGTTAAGCAACCGGAAGTCGAAGTAGAAGAAACACCCCCTAATGTGGCCAACGAGTTTaatccaaatgagattgtgcgtgaTCTAGGATGTAGGAAACAAATTCATGAGTATGCTCCGGATATTCAAGACCAAGTGAGGAGGGCATATATATTGAATGGTCCAACGCAACCTGATTTAGCAAGATTTCCTCGTACTCAGTTTGGGAAGTATTCAAGAGCATTTTGTAAAGCATGGTATAAGAATTATACATGGATTGAATACA GCTTTAAAGATCATATTGGTAGTCATGATAGTAAGCACAACTCATGTGTGAAGCACTATgatgattataataatcaaagacaAAGTGTGACAAGTATCTTTGCTAGAGCAACTAGGGAATCAGAAGAATTGTATAAGATCCGTTTAACTTGTTCTTTAGATTGTACTAGATATCTCTTAGCACAAGGCATTGCTTTTCGTGGCCATGATGAAAGCTCTACTTCTCTAAACAAGGGAAATTTTAGAGAGATGGTGGATTGGGTAAAATCTAATGATGAAAAAGTAAGAGATGCTTTTGATCGTGGTCCAAAAAATTGCACTATGACTTCCGGTGACATTCAAAAGGAGCTTGCAACGTGTTGTGCACATGAAGTTAccaaggtgattatggaagagcttgGTGATAGACAATTCTCTGTGCTTATTGATGAGTCACGTGATATATCTGTCAAAGAACAAATGGCGGTGATGTTGAG GTTCTTGAACGACAAAGGGAAAGTTGTGGAACGACTTATTGCTCTACATCATGTCAAATATACTACATCTGAGGCACTAAAGGATGCTCTTTATGGTATTCTCGATCGTCATACGTTATCTATTTCAAGGATACAGGGGCAAGGATATGATGGGGCTTCAAATATGAGAGGTGAGTTTAATGGTTTACAAAGAAAGATTCTAGATGAAAACCCTTATGCTTTCTATGTCCATTGTTATGCTCACCGTTTGCAGTTGGTGGTTGTGTCCGTTGCTAGTAGTTGCTCATCTATTCATGATTTCTTTGAGTACATCTCCTTGATTGTAACCACAATAAGTGCATCTTGCAAGAGAAAGGATGCTTTGAAGGAGGCACAACACCAAGATATTTTGAATAAACTTGAGAGTGGTGAGATATCTCAAGGAAAGGGCTTGCACCAATCATCTAGTCTCGCTAGACCCGGAGATACTAGATGGGGTTCACATTATACTACCTTGATTCGTTTGTACCAGATGTGGTCCTCCGTGTTAGAGGTGCTTAgtattattgatgaagatgggCGTGGACCATCTCAAGCGGCGG TTGATGATGTTAAAGCTCGATTGGCTATATTGAGAGAGAGTGGTTGGAATGATTTATTTAGTGATGTCCAAGAATTTTGTTTTGCTCAAAGTATTCCGGTGCCAAATATGGATGAAGAAATACCGGTACGGGGACGTTCAAGAAAAGAAGGGAGGACTGTCACTAATCTTCACCATTACCGTGCAGAGATTTTTTATGTTGCTATTGACAAAATGTGTGTGGAGATGGATCACCGGTTTTGTGAAGGAAGTAACGTTGTGATGGATTGCTTCTCATGTCTTGACCCCAAGAACTCtttttccaagtttgatgttgataagcTTGCTCGTCTTGCTAATATTTATCTTGCAGACTTTTCTGATGATGACCGTGGAACAATAAGGGAGCAACTTGAGACTTATGCACATCAAGTAAAAAGGCACGCTTCTTTTACTTcttgtgaagatgttcaaagtttggctatgaagatggttcaaactgagaaaTATTTGGTATTTCCATTGGTTTAA